From the Leifsonia sp. AG29 genome, one window contains:
- a CDS encoding rhomboid family intramembrane serine protease, with protein sequence MSEPRPVDARASSCYRHPDRQSYVSCQRCGRTICGECQTPAAVGFICPECMAQQRATSPRTKPAWLTRITGAGQPTVTYGIIAVCAVVFLLQNVGPLIGIPVTPSLVYAGAFSYPTGTFLGAAFEPWRMLTSVFAHANILHIALNMYTLWVFAMALEPLLGRLRYAALLLISGFAGSVGVLLLADPRVPVLGASGAIFGMFGAFFIIQRRLGGNATQILVLVAINLAIGFLPGFNIAWQAHVGGLVGGFLVGLIYTETRRLTRRRWQLPLIVALCVVLVGLSLIHVL encoded by the coding sequence ATGTCAGAACCCCGGCCCGTCGACGCCCGCGCCTCCTCCTGCTACCGTCACCCCGACCGGCAGAGCTATGTGTCCTGCCAGCGCTGCGGGCGGACCATCTGCGGTGAGTGCCAGACCCCGGCCGCGGTCGGCTTCATCTGCCCGGAGTGCATGGCGCAGCAACGGGCGACCAGCCCCCGGACGAAGCCGGCCTGGCTGACCAGAATCACGGGCGCCGGCCAGCCGACCGTCACGTACGGGATCATCGCCGTCTGCGCCGTGGTCTTCCTCCTGCAGAACGTCGGCCCGCTCATCGGGATCCCCGTGACGCCGTCGCTCGTCTACGCGGGTGCCTTCTCCTACCCGACCGGCACCTTCTTGGGGGCGGCGTTCGAGCCCTGGCGCATGCTCACGTCGGTGTTCGCGCACGCCAACATCCTCCACATCGCTCTCAACATGTACACGCTGTGGGTGTTCGCGATGGCGCTCGAGCCGCTGCTCGGGCGGCTCCGCTATGCGGCGTTGTTACTCATCAGCGGCTTCGCCGGTTCGGTCGGGGTGCTCCTGCTGGCCGATCCGAGGGTTCCGGTGCTGGGCGCCTCCGGAGCGATCTTCGGGATGTTCGGGGCGTTCTTCATCATCCAGCGCCGGCTGGGGGGCAACGCGACGCAGATCCTGGTGCTCGTGGCCATCAACCTCGCGATCGGGTTCCTGCCGGGATTCAACATCGCGTGGCAGGCCCACGTCGGCGGCCTGGTCGGCGGCTTCCTCGTCGGCCTCATCTACACGGAGACCCGTCGCCTCACGCGGCGGCGCTGGCAGCTGCCTCTGATCGTCGCGTTGTGCGTCGTCCTCGTCGGGCTGAGCCTGATCCACGTCCTCTGA
- a CDS encoding cell division protein CrgA, with translation MARSKSKTKPERPVRERAAVSGEEAPNPVWFKPVMFGFMLLGLIWIIVFYVTQNQYPIPALGAWNILVGFGIAFIGFLMTTRWR, from the coding sequence ATGGCACGCAGCAAGTCCAAGACCAAGCCCGAGCGACCCGTCCGCGAACGCGCAGCCGTCTCCGGAGAAGAGGCTCCGAACCCGGTCTGGTTCAAGCCGGTCATGTTCGGCTTCATGCTGCTGGGCCTCATCTGGATCATCGTCTTCTACGTGACGCAGAACCAGTACCCCATCCCCGCCCTCGGCGCCTGGAACATCCTCGTCGGCTTCGGGATCGCGTTCATCGGCTTCCTGATGACCACGCGGTGGCGGTAA
- a CDS encoding peptidoglycan D,D-transpeptidase FtsI family protein, with protein MNREIKRVSTIVVAMFLALLVSTTILQVFQADTLASDARNTRARNDSYAAQRGAILVAGQPIAQSVPSNDVYKWQRVYSNGALYAPVTGFLPVNGEATGLEGALDSTLSGSSNSQFFDRINNILTGKNPQGATVETTIDPKAQQAAWDALGDKQGAVVLLQPKTGRILAMVSKPTYDPNVLASHDTKAVNDQYQKLLDDPSSPLVDRAIGGNLNPPGSTFKPVMSSAAFGTGQYTKDSQLPNPASLPLPGSGTVVKNDSLTTCGPGATVSIATAQILSCNIPFAELGMQLKPQVIKDQADKFGFNQSFSIPIPVEKSVYPLYVDDAERALGSFGQMDDRATPLQMAMVSAAIANGGKLMAPNLVESIRSADLQPIETFQPKQFSQPVIQQNADTVKQMMVDGVDHGVASNARIDGVQVGGKTGTAQNGENDPYTLWFTGFAPASDPEFAVAVVVENGGGQGQSGTGNSIAAPIARKVLEAVLNK; from the coding sequence ATGAACAGAGAGATCAAGCGGGTCAGCACGATCGTGGTGGCCATGTTCCTGGCGCTACTCGTGTCGACGACGATCCTGCAGGTCTTCCAGGCCGACACCCTCGCCTCCGACGCCCGCAACACACGCGCCCGCAACGACAGCTATGCGGCGCAGCGGGGCGCGATCCTCGTGGCGGGCCAGCCCATCGCCCAGTCGGTGCCGTCGAACGACGTGTACAAGTGGCAGCGCGTCTACAGCAACGGAGCGCTCTACGCGCCGGTCACCGGCTTCCTCCCGGTCAACGGCGAGGCGACCGGTCTGGAGGGAGCGCTCGACTCGACCCTGAGCGGATCGTCGAACTCGCAGTTCTTCGACCGCATCAACAACATCCTGACCGGCAAGAACCCGCAGGGGGCGACCGTCGAGACGACCATCGACCCGAAGGCGCAGCAGGCGGCGTGGGACGCGCTCGGCGACAAGCAGGGCGCCGTGGTCCTGCTGCAGCCGAAGACGGGCCGGATCCTCGCCATGGTCAGCAAGCCGACCTACGACCCGAACGTCCTCGCGTCCCACGACACCAAGGCGGTGAACGACCAGTACCAGAAGCTGCTCGACGACCCGTCGTCGCCGCTCGTCGACCGCGCCATCGGCGGCAATCTGAACCCGCCCGGCTCGACGTTCAAGCCGGTGATGAGCTCGGCCGCGTTCGGAACCGGGCAGTACACCAAGGACAGCCAGCTCCCGAACCCCGCGAGCCTCCCCCTCCCCGGATCGGGCACCGTGGTGAAGAACGACTCGCTGACCACGTGCGGGCCGGGCGCGACCGTGTCGATCGCGACCGCGCAGATCCTGTCGTGCAACATCCCGTTCGCCGAGCTCGGCATGCAGCTGAAGCCGCAGGTCATCAAGGACCAGGCCGACAAGTTCGGCTTCAACCAGAGCTTCTCCATCCCGATCCCCGTCGAGAAGAGCGTCTACCCGCTCTACGTCGACGACGCGGAGCGCGCCCTCGGCTCGTTCGGCCAGATGGACGATCGCGCGACGCCCCTCCAGATGGCGATGGTCTCGGCCGCGATCGCGAACGGCGGGAAGCTCATGGCGCCGAACCTCGTCGAGTCGATCCGGTCGGCCGATCTGCAGCCGATCGAGACCTTCCAGCCCAAGCAGTTCTCGCAGCCGGTGATCCAGCAGAACGCCGACACGGTCAAGCAGATGATGGTCGACGGCGTCGATCACGGCGTGGCGAGCAATGCAAGAATAGACGGGGTTCAGGTCGGCGGTAAGACGGGCACGGCGCAGAACGGGGAGAACGACCCCTACACGCTCTGGTTCACCGGTTTCGCGCCGGCATCCGACCCGGAGTTCGCTGTGGCAGTTGTCGTTGAAAATGGCGGTGGACAGGGTCAGAGCGGCACGGGTAACTCCATCGCCGCCCCGATCGCGAGGAAAGTACTAGAGGCGGTGCTGAATAAATGA
- a CDS encoding class E sortase, whose protein sequence is MARSTDSPPRMRPRRPRRRVSVIGVAGELLITAGVLVLLFLGWQVWWNNLVMSGQQTSAAAEQSKKWIDDATKAPPAGRPDPGSTATPTVPSPSPSSDPPVMARPADYQAFAVLYIPRLGAEWKRTIRQTVDVQRVLNSYTAGVGHYTDTQLPGEVGNFAVAGHDSGWGNTFIDLSKLRIGDRIYVQTAQGWYTYVFRNFEYVQPSAVQVLLPVPRQPQATPTDRLMTITTCNPPFHAGERLIAYSTFAAYSPAQQIPPEIASAVARAG, encoded by the coding sequence ATGGCCCGTTCCACCGACTCCCCGCCGCGGATGCGTCCGCGACGGCCGCGGCGCCGCGTGTCGGTGATCGGAGTGGCTGGCGAGCTTCTCATCACGGCGGGAGTCCTGGTGCTCCTCTTCCTCGGCTGGCAGGTGTGGTGGAACAACCTCGTCATGTCGGGTCAGCAGACCTCCGCCGCCGCCGAGCAGAGCAAGAAGTGGATCGACGATGCCACCAAGGCTCCGCCGGCGGGTCGTCCTGATCCGGGTTCGACAGCGACGCCGACGGTGCCCTCGCCCTCGCCCTCCTCCGACCCTCCCGTCATGGCCCGGCCCGCGGACTATCAGGCCTTCGCGGTGCTCTACATCCCGAGGCTCGGCGCCGAGTGGAAGCGCACCATCCGGCAGACGGTCGATGTGCAACGCGTGCTGAACAGCTACACCGCGGGTGTCGGGCACTACACCGACACGCAGCTGCCCGGAGAGGTCGGCAATTTCGCCGTGGCGGGCCACGACAGCGGCTGGGGCAACACGTTCATCGATCTCTCCAAGCTCCGCATCGGCGACCGGATCTACGTGCAGACCGCGCAGGGGTGGTACACCTACGTGTTCCGCAACTTCGAGTACGTGCAGCCCTCGGCCGTCCAGGTCCTCCTGCCGGTCCCGCGACAGCCGCAGGCCACGCCGACCGATCGGTTGATGACCATCACGACATGCAATCCGCCGTTCCACGCGGGCGAGAGGCTGATCGCCTACAGCACGTTCGCGGCGTACAGCCCGGCGCAGCAGATACCGCCGGAGATCGCCTCCGCTGTCGCGCGAGCCGGATGA
- a CDS encoding anthranilate synthase component II, translating to MTRVLVIDNYDSFVYTLNGYLQELGAETDVIRNDDVAVEELADHLARYDAVLVSPGPGKPADAGVSIPVVTRALETGQPLLGVCLGHQAIAEAFGGVVTNAEELMHGKTSQVTHDSSTLFEGVAQPFTATRYHSLAVVDGTLPDDLVVTARTAGGVIMALQHREAPIFGVQFHPESVLTEGGYRMLGNWLEVAGLAGAAETSRSLNPLVKLG from the coding sequence GTGACTCGCGTTCTCGTCATCGACAACTACGACAGCTTCGTCTACACGCTGAACGGCTACCTCCAGGAGCTCGGCGCCGAGACGGACGTGATCCGGAACGATGACGTGGCCGTGGAGGAGCTCGCGGACCACCTCGCCCGATACGATGCCGTGCTGGTGTCGCCCGGACCGGGGAAGCCGGCGGATGCCGGCGTCTCCATTCCCGTCGTGACCCGCGCCCTCGAGACCGGCCAGCCCCTCCTGGGCGTGTGCCTGGGGCATCAGGCGATCGCGGAAGCCTTCGGGGGCGTCGTCACCAACGCCGAAGAGCTCATGCACGGCAAGACGTCTCAGGTGACCCACGACTCCAGCACCCTGTTCGAGGGTGTCGCCCAGCCTTTCACGGCGACGCGGTACCACTCGCTCGCCGTGGTCGACGGCACGCTGCCCGACGATCTCGTCGTGACGGCACGCACGGCGGGCGGCGTCATCATGGCGCTGCAGCACCGGGAGGCGCCGATCTTCGGCGTCCAGTTCCACCCGGAGTCCGTCCTCACCGAGGGCGGCTACCGCATGCTCGGGAACTGGCTCGAGGTGGCGGGTCTCGCGGGCGCGGCGGAGACGTCACGGTCGCTCAACCCGCTCGTGAAGCTGGGCTGA
- the pknB gene encoding Stk1 family PASTA domain-containing Ser/Thr kinase, which produces MSPDSRLLAGRYQVGELIGRGGMSDVHRGTDSRLGRTVAIKLLKPSLATDPAFRTRFRQEAQAAARMAHPTIVRVFDAGEETVREPNGHEAQLPFIVMEHVDGVLLKDLIKRGPLDVAEAVRITEGILTALEYSHRAGVVHRDIKPGNVMITKTGQVKVMDFGIARAISDSSATVAQTTAVLGTASYFSPEQAKGESVDARTDLYSTGVVLFEMLTGRPPFRGDTPVAVAYQHVSETPVKPSSVNPKVSPAMDVVVARALTKDRFERYQTVAEFRHDLEEAAAGRVPKREHHDEFSETLFGAPPSRVSGPEAAFRQLAEDQTMVRTQRRPPVIWVWAGIAIIAVVIVAVLAWVLRLAPSTTMPETSRTVPNLTGQPVSKATAELEGMKLKWTQTQESSSTYASGQVVRSDPAAGIVVATGDTITIVVSTGKQAVTVPDVHNMTVDAAKQALQQAGLTVGPTTTQNSPSVAANVVISTDPAPNAQAHQGDPIALTVSSGKVTLTDLTGQTIQAATGILSQLGLTANPKPDKTCPQDKGAPLVHTQSVAPGDVPQGTTVDLTYCAG; this is translated from the coding sequence TTGAGCCCAGATAGCCGCCTGCTCGCAGGCCGATATCAGGTGGGCGAACTCATCGGGCGCGGCGGCATGTCCGACGTGCACCGCGGAACGGACAGCCGCCTCGGCCGTACCGTCGCCATCAAGCTGCTCAAACCGTCGCTCGCGACCGACCCCGCGTTCCGCACGCGGTTCCGGCAGGAGGCGCAGGCCGCGGCGCGCATGGCGCACCCCACCATCGTGCGGGTGTTCGACGCCGGCGAGGAGACCGTCCGCGAGCCCAACGGCCACGAGGCGCAGCTCCCGTTCATCGTCATGGAGCACGTCGACGGCGTCCTCCTCAAAGACCTGATCAAGCGGGGCCCGCTCGATGTCGCGGAGGCGGTCCGCATCACCGAGGGCATCCTCACCGCCCTCGAGTACTCGCACCGCGCCGGGGTCGTGCACCGCGACATCAAGCCCGGGAACGTGATGATCACGAAGACCGGCCAGGTCAAGGTCATGGACTTCGGCATCGCCCGCGCGATCAGCGACTCGTCCGCGACCGTCGCACAGACCACCGCGGTGCTCGGTACGGCCAGCTACTTCTCTCCCGAGCAGGCGAAGGGCGAGTCCGTCGATGCGCGGACGGACCTCTACAGCACCGGCGTCGTGCTGTTCGAGATGCTCACCGGCCGTCCGCCCTTCCGGGGCGACACCCCGGTAGCCGTCGCGTACCAGCACGTGAGCGAGACCCCGGTCAAGCCGAGCTCGGTCAACCCCAAGGTCTCACCCGCGATGGATGTCGTCGTCGCACGCGCGCTGACCAAGGACCGCTTCGAGCGGTACCAGACGGTGGCCGAGTTCCGGCACGACCTCGAGGAGGCGGCGGCCGGCCGGGTACCCAAGCGCGAGCACCACGACGAGTTCTCCGAGACCCTCTTCGGCGCGCCGCCGAGCCGGGTCTCCGGGCCCGAGGCTGCCTTCCGGCAGCTGGCGGAGGACCAGACCATGGTCCGCACCCAGCGGCGCCCACCCGTCATCTGGGTCTGGGCCGGGATCGCGATCATCGCGGTCGTGATCGTCGCGGTCCTGGCGTGGGTGCTGCGGCTCGCGCCGTCGACGACGATGCCGGAGACGTCCCGGACCGTGCCCAACCTCACCGGCCAGCCCGTGAGCAAGGCCACGGCCGAGCTCGAGGGCATGAAGCTCAAGTGGACCCAGACGCAGGAGTCGAGCTCGACGTACGCCTCCGGTCAAGTGGTTCGATCCGACCCCGCCGCGGGCATCGTGGTCGCCACGGGCGACACCATCACCATCGTCGTCTCGACCGGCAAGCAGGCTGTGACGGTGCCGGACGTCCACAACATGACGGTCGACGCCGCCAAGCAGGCGCTGCAGCAGGCCGGACTCACGGTCGGCCCCACGACCACGCAGAACTCCCCGAGCGTCGCGGCCAACGTGGTGATCAGCACCGACCCCGCGCCCAACGCGCAGGCGCACCAGGGCGATCCGATCGCTTTGACCGTCTCGAGCGGCAAGGTGACGCTGACCGACCTCACCGGTCAGACCATCCAGGCGGCGACGGGCATCCTGTCCCAGCTCGGCCTGACCGCCAACCCGAAGCCCGATAAGACCTGTCCGCAGGACAAGGGAGCCCCGCTCGTGCACACGCAGTCCGTGGCACCGGGCGACGTTCCGCAGGGAACGACGGTCGACCTCACGTACTGCGCGGGCTGA
- a CDS encoding FtsW/RodA/SpoVE family cell cycle protein has product MPAADRVAERGDTRKSGQGRRTGPGTGPVRRLRLPAKLRNLELFLLIIACGINAAAIVLVQLGAMGHVDLTLVYLGAGLSALVIGMHIALRFVAPQADPFLLPVATVLNGIGIAEIYRIDIHFADSGWNSAGIKQIAWSAIAIVCAILVVVIIRNHRVLQRYTYIFGLAALILLLLPMLPGIGRTIYGARVWIGIGPFSFQPGEIAKLCLAVFFAGYLVQARDSLSMVGKKFLGIRFPRARDLGPLLIVWLMAMAVIVFQRDLGTGLLIFGLFLVMLYVATARISWVLLGLVLIVGGAVLASRLLTYVNDRFANWLDPFSQKVYDAQGGSFQLVQGLFGLAHGGLIGTGLGQGQPWVTPVSQSDYIIASLGEELGLAGLFAIFALYLVFVARGLRIGFAGQDDFGKLLAVGLSFTVALQCFIVIGGVTRVIPLTGLTTPFLAAGGSSLVANWIIVALLLRLSDTVRNQPRLVVS; this is encoded by the coding sequence ATGCCGGCAGCAGATAGGGTCGCCGAGCGCGGCGACACGCGCAAGAGCGGCCAGGGGCGCCGCACCGGACCGGGCACGGGTCCGGTCCGCAGGCTGCGCCTGCCGGCGAAGCTCCGGAATCTCGAGCTGTTCCTCCTGATCATCGCCTGCGGGATCAACGCGGCGGCGATCGTGCTGGTCCAACTCGGGGCGATGGGACACGTCGACCTCACCCTCGTCTATCTGGGCGCCGGCCTGTCGGCGCTCGTGATCGGCATGCACATCGCGCTGCGCTTCGTGGCGCCGCAGGCCGACCCCTTCCTCCTGCCGGTCGCCACCGTGCTGAACGGCATCGGCATCGCCGAGATCTACCGCATCGACATCCACTTCGCCGACTCGGGCTGGAACAGCGCCGGCATCAAGCAGATCGCCTGGAGCGCCATCGCGATCGTCTGCGCCATCCTCGTGGTCGTCATCATCCGCAACCACCGCGTGCTCCAGCGCTACACGTACATCTTCGGTCTGGCCGCGCTCATCCTCCTGCTGCTGCCGATGCTGCCCGGGATCGGCCGGACCATCTACGGCGCGCGCGTGTGGATCGGCATCGGCCCGTTCAGCTTCCAGCCGGGCGAGATCGCCAAGCTCTGCCTCGCCGTCTTCTTCGCCGGCTACCTGGTGCAGGCGCGCGACTCCCTCTCCATGGTCGGCAAGAAGTTCCTCGGCATCCGGTTCCCGCGCGCCCGCGACCTCGGCCCGCTCCTCATCGTGTGGCTCATGGCGATGGCGGTCATCGTGTTCCAGCGCGACCTCGGCACCGGTCTCCTGATCTTCGGGCTGTTCCTCGTCATGCTGTACGTCGCGACCGCTCGCATCAGCTGGGTGCTCCTCGGACTCGTCCTGATCGTCGGCGGCGCCGTGCTCGCGAGCCGCCTCCTGACCTACGTCAACGATCGCTTCGCGAACTGGCTCGACCCGTTCTCGCAGAAGGTCTACGACGCCCAGGGAGGCAGTTTCCAGCTCGTGCAGGGCCTGTTCGGCCTGGCGCACGGCGGGCTCATCGGCACCGGTCTCGGCCAGGGCCAGCCCTGGGTGACCCCCGTCTCGCAGAGCGACTACATCATCGCGAGCCTCGGCGAGGAGCTCGGTCTGGCCGGCCTGTTCGCGATCTTCGCGCTCTACCTCGTCTTCGTCGCCCGCGGCCTCCGGATCGGATTCGCCGGGCAGGACGACTTCGGCAAGCTGCTCGCGGTGGGCCTGTCCTTCACGGTCGCGCTCCAGTGCTTCATCGTGATCGGAGGCGTCACCCGCGTCATCCCGCTGACCGGCCTGACGACGCCGTTCCTGGCGGCCGGCGGCTCGTCCCTGGTCGCGAACTGGATCATCGTCGCGCTCCTCCTGCGGCTGTCCGACACGGTCCGGAACCAACCCCGGCTGGTGGTGAGCTGA
- a CDS encoding serine/threonine-protein kinase: protein MRPTAGLTFGGRYELQSRIAIGGMGEVWQATDLVIGRTVAIKILKDEYLGDPGFLERFRAEARHAALVNHEGIANVYDYGEEEGSAYLVMELVPGEALSSILEREHVLSTDRTLDIVAQTAAALHAAHAAGLVHRDIKPGNLLITPDGRVKITDFGIARIADQVPLTATGQVMGTVQYLSPEQASGHPASPTTDIYSLGIVAYECLAGRRPFTGESQVAIAMAQINEAPPELPATISEPVRNLVFSCIAKNPADRPSSAAHLARAAQALRRGDVRAAAAAVPAVLGGAALADAATQLMTSANPAPTQATTVLPATAAMAQTVTEEEETGPVEEKKRSPWTWPLIALIALLALILIGTIIALVAQPKPQPTTTPVASPTQSAPPAPSPTPTPTPTSDTVQINEADFVGLTSDQARQKIQSLGMVADIQTGSAATAAKDVDHVYSINPTGPVQKGSTISAKVYAPVTPIQTPTDTVTPNPPSGQGTANSPIVVSFGSATCPAGQNLTGRALFVNGQQQTPVNDTKFTWSPSAAGQYSLTYAIFCNQGDSVMSGQSPAVDYKVLPALVPTNPPSTP from the coding sequence ATGAGACCCACAGCAGGGCTCACCTTCGGAGGGCGTTACGAGCTGCAGTCGCGGATCGCGATCGGCGGCATGGGCGAGGTCTGGCAGGCCACCGACCTCGTCATCGGACGCACCGTCGCCATCAAGATCCTGAAGGACGAGTACCTCGGCGACCCGGGCTTCCTCGAGCGCTTCCGCGCCGAGGCGCGCCATGCCGCCCTCGTCAACCACGAGGGCATCGCCAACGTCTACGACTACGGCGAGGAGGAGGGGAGCGCCTACCTCGTCATGGAGCTGGTCCCCGGGGAGGCGCTGTCCAGCATCCTCGAGCGAGAGCACGTCCTCAGCACCGACCGCACCCTCGACATCGTCGCGCAGACCGCCGCCGCCCTGCACGCCGCCCACGCCGCCGGCCTCGTCCACCGCGACATCAAGCCCGGCAACCTGCTCATCACCCCCGACGGCCGTGTGAAGATCACCGACTTCGGCATCGCCCGCATCGCCGACCAGGTCCCGCTGACGGCCACCGGCCAGGTCATGGGGACCGTCCAGTACCTCTCGCCCGAGCAGGCGTCGGGTCACCCGGCGTCGCCGACCACCGACATCTACTCGCTCGGCATCGTCGCGTACGAGTGCCTCGCCGGCCGCCGACCGTTCACCGGCGAGTCGCAGGTGGCCATCGCGATGGCGCAGATCAACGAGGCTCCCCCGGAGCTCCCGGCGACGATCTCCGAGCCGGTGCGGAACCTCGTGTTCTCCTGCATCGCCAAGAATCCCGCCGACCGTCCCTCCTCTGCGGCTCATCTCGCCCGTGCCGCGCAGGCGCTCCGCCGCGGCGACGTGCGGGCAGCCGCTGCGGCCGTGCCCGCCGTGCTCGGGGGCGCGGCCCTCGCCGACGCCGCCACGCAACTGATGACCTCGGCCAACCCTGCGCCGACGCAGGCGACCACCGTGCTCCCCGCAACCGCCGCGATGGCGCAGACCGTGACCGAGGAGGAGGAGACCGGCCCCGTCGAGGAGAAGAAGCGCAGCCCCTGGACGTGGCCGCTGATCGCGCTGATCGCGCTCCTCGCGCTGATCCTCATCGGGACGATCATCGCCCTCGTCGCCCAGCCCAAGCCGCAGCCGACGACGACGCCCGTGGCCTCGCCGACCCAGAGCGCCCCGCCGGCGCCCAGCCCGACTCCGACGCCGACGCCGACCAGCGACACGGTGCAGATCAACGAGGCCGACTTCGTCGGGCTCACCTCGGACCAGGCGCGGCAGAAGATCCAGAGCCTCGGCATGGTCGCCGACATCCAGACCGGGTCGGCCGCGACCGCGGCCAAGGACGTCGACCACGTCTACTCGATCAACCCCACCGGTCCGGTGCAGAAGGGGTCGACCATCAGCGCGAAGGTGTACGCGCCGGTCACGCCGATCCAGACGCCGACCGACACCGTCACGCCCAACCCGCCCTCCGGCCAGGGGACGGCCAACTCGCCGATCGTGGTCTCGTTCGGCTCCGCGACCTGCCCCGCCGGGCAGAACCTCACCGGCCGGGCCCTGTTCGTGAACGGCCAGCAGCAGACCCCGGTGAACGACACGAAGTTCACCTGGTCGCCGAGCGCTGCCGGGCAGTACTCGCTCACCTACGCCATCTTCTGCAACCAGGGCGACTCGGTCATGTCGGGGCAGTCCCCGGCGGTCGATTACAAGGTTCTCCCCGCCCTCGTGCCGACGAACCCGCCGTCGACGCCCTGA
- a CDS encoding PP2C family protein-serine/threonine phosphatase: MAGSNRAAAVSHVGKIRSNNQDSGYAGRELFVVADGMGGHAGGDVASAIAVNRIKEADREYETPAEAEFALQSALIAANSLLAETVFEHPELTGMGTTVSAMVRVGDQLAIAHIGDSRIYRFRDGELTQVSTDHTFVQRLVDSGRITEEEAMVHPRRSVLMRVLGDVDASPEIDTWSLDTRPGDRWLICSDGLSGVVKHDDLRAALSSKDGPRQVADKLLKLSLDAGAPDNVTVVIVDIADTSRGDVMKEPVVVGSASAPLQFGSEPKPTTRATRLPTLRLHPIRPATGPTHFEPESEDYLDELIEEDERRARRRRLTWMIGLIVVVVAIVVAIALGYQWTQSRYYVGASPSGKVAIYQGVQQGIGPIGLSHLYEESSVTVKSLPEYDRQLVQQTINADDLASAEAILDQLKDAGSR; the protein is encoded by the coding sequence GTGGCGGGCTCGAACCGGGCAGCGGCCGTCTCCCATGTCGGGAAGATCCGCTCGAACAACCAGGACTCCGGCTACGCGGGCCGGGAACTGTTCGTGGTCGCCGACGGCATGGGCGGCCACGCCGGCGGCGACGTCGCCTCGGCGATCGCGGTCAACCGCATCAAGGAGGCGGACCGCGAGTACGAGACGCCCGCCGAGGCCGAGTTCGCCCTCCAGTCGGCGCTGATCGCCGCCAACTCGCTGCTCGCCGAGACCGTGTTCGAGCACCCCGAGCTGACCGGCATGGGGACGACGGTCAGCGCGATGGTCCGCGTCGGCGACCAGCTCGCGATCGCGCACATCGGCGACTCCCGCATCTACCGCTTCCGCGACGGCGAGCTCACGCAGGTCTCGACCGACCACACGTTCGTCCAGCGCCTCGTCGACAGCGGGCGCATCACCGAGGAGGAGGCGATGGTCCACCCGCGCCGCTCCGTGCTGATGCGCGTGCTGGGCGACGTCGACGCCTCCCCCGAGATCGACACGTGGAGTCTCGACACGCGTCCCGGCGACCGCTGGCTGATCTGCTCCGACGGGCTGAGCGGCGTCGTCAAGCACGACGACCTCCGGGCGGCCCTCTCCTCGAAGGACGGCCCCCGCCAGGTCGCCGACAAGCTGCTCAAGCTCAGCCTCGATGCCGGAGCCCCCGACAACGTCACGGTCGTCATCGTCGACATCGCCGACACCTCCCGCGGCGACGTCATGAAGGAGCCGGTCGTCGTCGGCTCCGCGTCGGCCCCCCTGCAGTTCGGCAGCGAGCCGAAGCCGACGACGCGCGCGACGCGACTCCCCACCCTGCGCCTCCACCCCATCCGCCCGGCCACCGGGCCGACCCACTTCGAACCGGAGTCCGAGGACTACCTCGACGAGCTCATCGAGGAGGACGAGCGCCGCGCCCGCCGCCGTCGGCTGACGTGGATGATCGGCCTGATCGTGGTCGTCGTCGCGATCGTCGTCGCGATCGCGCTCGGCTACCAGTGGACTCAGTCGCGGTACTACGTGGGCGCGTCCCCGTCCGGCAAAGTCGCGATCTACCAGGGCGTTCAGCAGGGCATCGGCCCGATCGGCCTCTCCCACCTGTACGAGGAGTCGTCGGTGACGGTGAAGAGCCTCCCGGAGTACGACCGTCAGCTCGTGCAGCAGACCATCAACGCCGACGACCTCGCGTCGGCCGAAGCGATCCTGGATCAGTTGAAAGATGCCGGCAGCAGATAG
- a CDS encoding FHA domain-containing protein FhaB/FipA, with protein MNPSELTLLVLRFGFLLLLWLFVFGIVYALRTDLFGQRARKLPEAQAAATPSASPFPATPPIRPGPAGPAGPTEPVKRAAPISNLPSGANTASGGLNASVQTAHRLVITSGARAGTELPLGRDPITIGRSSDSNLVIRDDYTSTHHARLLLWNDEWMIQDLDSTNGTFLAGRRVTVPTQVPLDTPIKIGTTTFELRR; from the coding sequence GTGAACCCGAGCGAGCTGACGCTGCTCGTGCTGCGCTTCGGCTTCCTCCTGCTGCTCTGGCTGTTCGTGTTCGGCATCGTCTACGCCCTCCGCACCGACCTGTTCGGACAGCGGGCGCGCAAGCTCCCGGAGGCCCAGGCGGCCGCGACCCCGTCGGCGTCGCCGTTCCCCGCCACGCCTCCGATCCGTCCCGGTCCCGCCGGCCCGGCCGGCCCCACGGAGCCGGTCAAACGCGCGGCGCCGATCTCGAACCTCCCGTCGGGCGCCAACACCGCCTCCGGCGGCCTGAACGCCAGCGTGCAGACCGCGCACCGCCTGGTGATCACCTCCGGCGCCCGCGCCGGCACCGAGCTGCCCCTCGGCCGCGACCCGATCACGATCGGGCGCTCCAGCGACTCCAACCTCGTCATCCGCGACGACTACACCTCCACCCACCACGCCCGCCTGCTCCTGTGGAACGACGAGTGGATGATCCAGGATCTCGACTCCACCAACGGCACGTTCCTCGCCGGACGCCGGGTGACCGTCCCGACCCAGGTCCCGCTCGACACGCCGATCAAGATCGGCACGACCACGTTCGAGCTGCGACGGTAG